A part of Streptomyces sp. NBC_01451 genomic DNA contains:
- a CDS encoding molybdopterin oxidoreductase family protein, which yields METSVTPTHCPYCALQCGMNLTPAAGGGVTVSERVDFPVNRGALCGKGRTAPALLSPALRLTEPLVRRDGVLVPASWEEALDRVAEGLTRTRTEHGPDACGVFGGGGLTNEKAYALGKFARVVLGTSQIDYNGRFCMSSAAAAGNRAFGIDRGLPFPMEDIPRTGCVILVGSNLAETMPPALRYLTELKQNGGTLIVIDPRRTRTAEQADLHLAPRPGTDLALALGLLHLVVSQGRTDEAYIEERTSGWEETRAAAMAHWPEYVERITGVPVPQLREAVRMFCEPDNAMVLTARGPEQQSKGTDTVSAWINLCLATGRSGKPYSGYGCLTGQGNGQGGREHGQKADQLPGYRKLTDPEARRHVAGVWGVDPDSLPGPGLSAYELLDALGSDIRSLLLMGSNPVVSAPRAAHIQQRLESLDFLAVADVVLSETAALADVVLPVTQWAEETGTTTNLEGRVLLRRQAVTPPDGVRSDLYVLHQLAARAGVEKGFPVDPEEVFEELRRASAGGIADYSGITYRRLAEENGVFWPCPAQDDQRDEQHEEQRERPRHGRGDRSQAAPHPGSPRLFLDRFGTEDGRARFAPVTYRPIAEEPDAEYPVLLTTGRVVAQYQSGAQTRRVDELNAAAPGPFVELHPRLAARLGAGEGDAIAVVSRRGRAVAPARITTSIRDDTVFMPFHWPGEGRANTLTNPALDPTSRMPEFKACAVRLETVRP from the coding sequence ATGGAGACCTCCGTGACGCCCACGCACTGCCCGTACTGCGCCCTGCAGTGCGGGATGAACCTCACGCCGGCAGCAGGCGGTGGCGTCACGGTCTCCGAACGCGTCGACTTCCCGGTCAACCGCGGGGCCCTCTGCGGCAAGGGGCGCACCGCGCCCGCCCTGCTGTCGCCGGCGCTGCGGCTGACCGAGCCGCTGGTCCGGCGCGACGGGGTCCTCGTACCCGCCTCCTGGGAGGAGGCGCTGGACCGGGTGGCCGAAGGACTGACCCGCACGCGTACGGAGCATGGCCCGGACGCGTGCGGTGTCTTCGGCGGGGGCGGGCTGACGAACGAGAAGGCCTACGCGCTGGGGAAGTTCGCGCGAGTCGTTCTCGGGACCTCCCAGATCGACTACAACGGGCGCTTCTGCATGTCGTCCGCCGCCGCCGCCGGGAACAGGGCTTTCGGGATCGACCGGGGGCTGCCCTTCCCCATGGAGGACATTCCCAGGACCGGATGCGTCATCCTCGTCGGCTCCAATCTCGCCGAGACCATGCCGCCCGCTCTCCGCTACCTCACCGAACTCAAGCAGAACGGGGGGACGTTGATCGTCATCGATCCGCGTCGGACCCGTACCGCCGAGCAGGCCGATCTGCATCTCGCGCCGCGTCCCGGTACCGATCTCGCGCTCGCCCTCGGTCTGTTGCACCTGGTCGTGTCCCAGGGGCGCACCGACGAGGCGTACATCGAGGAGCGGACGAGCGGCTGGGAGGAGACCCGGGCGGCGGCGATGGCCCACTGGCCGGAGTACGTGGAGCGGATCACCGGGGTGCCCGTGCCCCAACTCCGCGAGGCCGTCCGGATGTTCTGCGAGCCGGACAACGCGATGGTGCTCACCGCGCGTGGACCCGAGCAGCAGTCCAAGGGGACGGACACGGTGAGCGCGTGGATCAACCTGTGTCTGGCGACCGGGCGTTCGGGGAAGCCGTACTCCGGATACGGGTGTCTGACCGGGCAGGGCAACGGGCAGGGCGGGCGTGAACACGGCCAGAAGGCCGACCAGTTGCCCGGTTACCGCAAGCTGACCGACCCGGAGGCGCGCCGCCATGTGGCCGGCGTGTGGGGCGTCGACCCGGACTCGCTGCCCGGGCCCGGGCTGAGCGCGTACGAACTCCTCGACGCGCTCGGCTCCGACATCCGCTCCCTGCTGTTGATGGGGTCCAACCCGGTGGTGTCCGCGCCGCGGGCCGCGCACATCCAACAGCGCCTCGAATCACTGGACTTCCTGGCCGTCGCGGATGTCGTGCTGTCCGAGACGGCCGCGCTCGCCGATGTCGTCCTGCCCGTGACCCAGTGGGCGGAGGAGACCGGCACGACGACCAATCTGGAGGGCCGGGTGCTCCTGCGCCGACAGGCCGTCACTCCCCCGGACGGGGTCCGCAGCGATCTGTACGTTCTGCATCAACTCGCCGCGCGCGCCGGAGTGGAGAAGGGGTTCCCGGTCGACCCCGAGGAGGTCTTCGAGGAGCTGCGGCGGGCCAGCGCGGGCGGGATCGCCGACTACTCGGGGATCACCTACCGGCGGCTCGCCGAGGAGAACGGCGTCTTCTGGCCCTGCCCGGCACAGGACGACCAGCGGGACGAGCAGCACGAGGAGCAGCGGGAGCGCCCTCGGCACGGGCGCGGCGACCGGTCGCAGGCGGCGCCGCATCCCGGTTCGCCCCGTCTCTTCCTCGACCGGTTCGGGACCGAGGACGGGCGGGCCCGGTTCGCGCCGGTGACGTACCGGCCGATCGCCGAGGAGCCGGACGCCGAGTACCCGGTACTGCTGACCACCGGGCGGGTCGTGGCCCAGTACCAGTCCGGGGCCCAGACGCGGCGGGTCGACGAGCTGAACGCCGCCGCGCCCGGGCCGTTCGTGGAGTTGCACCCCCGGCTGGCCGCACGGCTGGGCGCCGGGGAGGGCGACGCCATCGCCGTCGTGTCGCGGCGCGGGCGGGCGGTGGCGCCGGCGCGGATCACCACCTCGATCCGCGACGACACCGTCTTCATGCCCTTCCACTGGCCGGGCGAGGGCCGGGCCAACACGCTGACCAATCCGGCCCTCGACCCGACCTCACGGATGCCGGAGTTCAAGGCGTGCGCGGTACGGCTGGAGACCGTACGCCCTTGA
- a CDS encoding deoxyguanosinetriphosphate triphosphohydrolase: MEGTRTNTTHTPQPPEHDATPTAYDPTAVARWAAEPDKRPGRTAFQRDRARVLHSSALRRLAGKTQVVTPGTRSRVWDASPRTRLTHSLECAQVGSELGAALGCDPDLVEAACLSHDLGHPPFGHNGEQALNEFAADCGGFEGNAQSLRLLTRIEPKRFVRSERLETTGGSGTAGELVSVGLNLTRATLDAATKYPWPRGAHPTDPASPKFGVYDDDRPVFDWVRQGAPGTRTTFEAQVMDWADDVAYSVHDVEDGLHAGHIDPNCLHAEPERQEIFRVATGRYVAADTDPAELAEALDRLLDQEWWPHGYDGTAVAQARLKDATSQLIGRFCLAAEGATRAAYGTGRLTRYAAELVVPRAARLECAVLKAVADRYVMQRAEQELIRADQRVVVAELAEALTARAPDGLDPQFRALFDEAADDRARKRVIVDQIASLTDASARSLHAHLKGGI, encoded by the coding sequence ATGGAAGGCACACGCACCAACACGACCCACACCCCCCAACCCCCCGAGCACGACGCCACCCCCACCGCCTACGACCCGACGGCAGTCGCCCGCTGGGCCGCCGAACCCGACAAACGCCCGGGCCGCACCGCCTTCCAACGCGACCGCGCCCGCGTACTGCACTCCTCCGCCCTGCGACGGCTGGCCGGCAAGACCCAGGTGGTGACGCCCGGCACCCGCAGCCGGGTCTGGGACGCCAGCCCCCGTACGCGCCTCACGCACTCCCTGGAATGCGCCCAGGTCGGCAGTGAACTGGGCGCCGCCCTCGGCTGCGACCCCGACCTCGTCGAGGCGGCCTGTCTCTCGCACGACCTGGGCCACCCGCCCTTCGGGCACAACGGCGAACAGGCACTCAACGAGTTCGCGGCGGACTGCGGCGGCTTCGAGGGCAACGCCCAGTCCCTCCGGCTCCTCACCCGGATCGAACCGAAGCGTTTCGTGCGCAGCGAACGCCTTGAGACCACGGGTGGATCCGGCACCGCCGGCGAACTGGTCAGCGTGGGTCTCAACCTCACCCGGGCCACCCTCGACGCCGCCACCAAGTACCCCTGGCCACGCGGTGCGCACCCCACCGACCCGGCCTCCCCGAAGTTCGGCGTCTACGACGACGACCGGCCGGTCTTCGACTGGGTCCGCCAGGGCGCCCCCGGGACCCGGACGACCTTCGAGGCCCAGGTCATGGACTGGGCGGACGACGTGGCGTACTCGGTGCACGACGTCGAGGACGGTCTGCACGCCGGTCACATCGACCCCAACTGCCTGCACGCCGAGCCCGAACGCCAGGAGATCTTCCGGGTCGCCACCGGCCGCTACGTGGCCGCGGACACCGACCCCGCCGAACTCGCCGAGGCCCTCGACCGCCTCCTCGACCAGGAGTGGTGGCCGCACGGGTACGACGGCACGGCCGTCGCCCAGGCCCGGCTGAAGGACGCCACCAGCCAGCTCATCGGCCGCTTCTGCCTGGCCGCCGAGGGCGCCACGCGCGCGGCGTACGGCACGGGCCGGCTCACGCGGTACGCGGCGGAACTGGTCGTCCCGCGCGCGGCCCGGCTGGAGTGCGCGGTCCTCAAGGCGGTCGCCGACCGGTACGTGATGCAGCGGGCCGAACAGGAACTGATCCGCGCCGACCAGCGCGTCGTCGTCGCCGAACTCGCCGAGGCGCTCACCGCCCGCGCCCCGGACGGCCTCGACCCCCAGTTCCGCGCGCTGTTCGACGAGGCGGCGGACGACCGTGCGCGCAAGCGGGTGATCGTCGACCAGATCGCGTCCCTCACCGACGCGTCGGCGCGTTCGCTGCACGCACACCTGAAGGGCGGCATATGA
- a CDS encoding NAD(P)/FAD-dependent oxidoreductase has translation MVDADQTFVIVGGGLAGAKAAETLRTEGFTGRVILICDERDHPYERPPLSKGYLLGKEERDSVFVHEPAWYARNDIELHLGQTVDAIDRTAKTVRFGDDGTLVHYDKLLIATGAEPRRLDIPGTDLAGVHHLRRLAHAERLKGVLAALGRDNGHIVIAGAGWIGLEVAAAAREYGAEVTVVEPSSTPLHSVLGPELGNLFAELHREHGVRFHFGARLTEIVGQDGMVLAARTDDGEEHPAHDVLAAIGAAPRTGLAEAAGLTLADRAYGGGIEVDERLRTSDPDIYAAGDVAAFHHALFDTRLRVEHWANALNGGPAAARAMLGGESTYDRVPYFFSDQYDMGMEYSGWAPPGSYDQVVIRGDAGKREFIAFWVKEGRVLAGMNVNVWDVTETVQQLIRSRSRVDTEALGNPHVPLDSLVP, from the coding sequence GTGGTCGACGCGGATCAGACATTCGTCATCGTCGGAGGCGGACTGGCCGGCGCCAAGGCGGCCGAGACGCTCCGGACGGAGGGCTTCACCGGCCGCGTGATACTGATCTGCGACGAACGCGACCACCCGTACGAGCGGCCCCCGCTCTCCAAGGGCTACCTCCTCGGCAAGGAGGAACGCGACAGCGTCTTCGTCCACGAACCGGCCTGGTACGCGCGCAACGACATCGAACTCCACCTCGGCCAGACCGTCGACGCCATCGACCGTACGGCGAAGACGGTCCGGTTCGGCGACGACGGCACCCTCGTCCACTACGACAAACTGCTCATCGCCACCGGCGCCGAGCCGCGCCGCCTGGACATCCCCGGTACGGACCTGGCCGGCGTCCACCACCTGCGTCGCCTCGCGCACGCCGAGCGCCTCAAGGGCGTCCTGGCCGCCCTGGGCCGGGACAACGGCCACATCGTCATCGCCGGCGCCGGCTGGATCGGCCTGGAGGTCGCGGCGGCGGCGCGTGAGTACGGCGCCGAGGTGACCGTCGTCGAACCGTCGTCGACCCCGCTGCACTCGGTGCTCGGCCCCGAGCTGGGCAACCTCTTCGCCGAGCTGCACCGCGAGCACGGCGTCCGTTTCCACTTCGGCGCCCGCCTGACGGAGATCGTCGGCCAGGACGGCATGGTCCTCGCGGCCCGTACGGACGACGGCGAGGAGCACCCGGCCCACGACGTCCTGGCGGCCATCGGAGCCGCGCCGCGCACGGGACTGGCGGAGGCGGCCGGGCTGACCCTCGCCGACCGCGCGTACGGCGGCGGCATCGAGGTCGACGAACGCCTGCGCACCTCCGACCCCGACATCTACGCGGCCGGTGACGTGGCCGCCTTCCACCACGCCCTGTTCGACACCAGGCTGCGGGTCGAGCACTGGGCCAACGCCCTCAACGGCGGCCCGGCGGCGGCCCGCGCGATGCTGGGCGGCGAATCGACGTACGACCGTGTGCCGTATTTCTTCTCCGACCAGTACGACATGGGCATGGAGTACTCGGGCTGGGCGCCCCCGGGCTCCTACGACCAGGTGGTGATCCGGGGAGACGCGGGCAAGCGGGAGTTCATCGCCTTCTGGGTGAAGGAGGGCCGGGTGCTGGCCGGGATGAACGTGAACGTGTGGGACGTCACAGAGACCGTCCAGCAGCTCATCCGTTCGCGGTCCCGGGTGGACACGGAGGCCCTGGGGAACCCGCACGTACCACTGGACAGCCTGGTCCCGTAG
- a CDS encoding alkaline phosphatase family protein produces MTGRKEPLMTENPNTNRLVVLDIVGLTPALLRHMPAVAALGDRGFQATLGTTLPAVTCTAQSTFLTGELPSTHGAVANGWYFRDLGEVLLWRQHNALVGGEKIWDAARKQSPGYKVANICWWYAMGADVDWTVTPRPIYYSDGRKEPDCYTWPPSLHDELTDRLGPFPLFTYWGPNAGMPSTQWILGAARQIFDEHDPDLTLVYIPQMDYEPQRSGPQSEASISAARQLDDALRPLIDHFLAAGATVVALSEYGITPVSRPVDINRALRRAGLLEVHTQDGMEYLDPWTSRAFAVADHQVAHIYVRDPADVREVAKIVGELDGVEQVLGEMGKAAQGLDHERSGELVAVADADAWFTYYYWLDDDRAPDFARQVEIHRKPGYDPAELLWDDTVPSVKLHAAGQLARKKLGFRYRMQTVPLDPSGVRGSHGRLPSDPDHGPVLLCSEPEHGSEAIAATDVKTLLLKLAGLPTPTPTDHA; encoded by the coding sequence ATGACCGGCCGCAAGGAACCCCTCATGACCGAGAACCCGAACACCAACCGACTCGTCGTCCTGGACATCGTCGGACTCACCCCCGCCCTCCTGCGCCACATGCCCGCCGTCGCAGCCCTCGGCGACCGCGGCTTCCAGGCCACCCTCGGCACCACGCTCCCCGCCGTCACCTGCACCGCCCAGTCGACCTTCCTCACCGGCGAACTCCCCTCCACACACGGCGCGGTGGCCAACGGCTGGTACTTCCGCGATCTCGGCGAGGTACTCCTCTGGCGGCAGCACAACGCCCTCGTCGGCGGCGAGAAGATCTGGGACGCGGCCCGAAAGCAGTCGCCCGGCTACAAGGTCGCCAACATCTGCTGGTGGTACGCCATGGGCGCCGACGTCGACTGGACGGTGACCCCGCGCCCGATCTACTACTCCGACGGCCGCAAGGAACCCGACTGCTACACCTGGCCGCCCTCCCTGCACGACGAACTCACCGACCGACTGGGCCCGTTCCCCCTGTTCACCTACTGGGGCCCGAACGCCGGCATGCCCTCCACCCAGTGGATCCTGGGCGCCGCCCGCCAGATCTTCGACGAACACGACCCCGACCTGACCCTGGTCTACATCCCGCAGATGGACTACGAACCCCAGCGCTCCGGCCCGCAGTCCGAGGCGTCGATCAGTGCCGCCCGCCAACTCGACGACGCCCTGCGCCCGTTGATCGACCACTTCCTGGCCGCCGGCGCCACGGTGGTGGCGCTGAGCGAGTACGGGATCACCCCGGTCTCCCGCCCCGTGGACATCAACCGGGCCCTGCGCCGGGCCGGGCTGCTGGAGGTGCACACCCAGGACGGCATGGAGTACCTCGACCCCTGGACCTCGCGCGCCTTCGCCGTCGCCGACCACCAGGTGGCGCACATCTACGTCCGGGACCCGGCCGACGTACGCGAAGTCGCCAAGATCGTCGGTGAACTCGACGGTGTGGAGCAGGTGCTGGGCGAGATGGGCAAGGCGGCCCAGGGACTGGACCACGAGCGCTCGGGAGAACTGGTCGCGGTGGCGGACGCCGACGCCTGGTTCACGTACTACTACTGGCTCGACGACGACCGGGCCCCCGACTTCGCCCGCCAGGTCGAGATCCACCGCAAGCCCGGCTACGACCCCGCCGAACTGCTGTGGGACGACACCGTCCCGTCGGTGAAACTGCATGCGGCCGGTCAACTCGCCCGCAAGAAGCTGGGGTTCCGTTACCGCATGCAGACCGTCCCGCTGGACCCCTCGGGCGTCCGCGGCAGCCACGGCCGCCTCCCGAGCGACCCCGACCACGGCCCCGTACTGCTGTGTTCCGAACCGGAGCACGGCAGCGAGGCCATCGCCGCCACCGACGTCAAGACCCTGCTGCTGAAACTCGCCGGCCTGCCCACCCCCACACCCACCGACCACGCCTAG
- a CDS encoding cytochrome P450, whose protein sequence is MSETTFPPLPMRRTTLLDPPAEFTLLREQGRISRIALWGGNTPWLVTRHEDARAVLADARFSSENHREGFPGLQPTPPPRTPGQLFAMDAPDHTRLRRMLIPDFTFRRAEELRPSIQQLTDRLIDDLVAKGPDVDLVEHFTLPLPLLVICELLGVPYADREFIHRHAAAFATVTDGPEAMRAGWGALFGYLMELLAAKTADPGDDLLSRLAAERVATGEATAAEAAGLAVMLLIAGHETTASMLSLGVVTLLSHPAQLVALQADPELVPGAVEELLRYLTVVHVGMRRIATQDVEIGGVTVRAGEGVVVALQAANRDPGVFPDPDAFDITRDTQHHLTFSHGLHNCLGQSLARAELQIALPTLFRRLPGLRLTAPAEVYAHEGRAVHGVRTLPVTW, encoded by the coding sequence ATGTCCGAGACGACGTTCCCCCCATTGCCCATGCGCCGCACCACCCTCCTCGACCCGCCCGCAGAGTTCACCCTGCTGCGTGAGCAGGGCCGGATCAGCCGGATCGCGCTCTGGGGCGGCAACACCCCCTGGCTGGTCACCCGGCACGAGGACGCCCGTGCCGTCCTGGCGGACGCCCGCTTCAGCTCCGAGAACCACCGGGAGGGGTTCCCCGGCCTCCAGCCGACCCCGCCACCCCGCACCCCCGGCCAGCTCTTCGCCATGGACGCGCCCGACCACACCCGGCTGCGCCGGATGCTGATCCCCGACTTCACCTTCCGTCGCGCCGAGGAACTGCGCCCGTCCATCCAGCAGTTGACCGACCGGCTCATCGACGACCTGGTGGCCAAGGGGCCCGACGTCGATCTGGTGGAGCACTTCACCCTGCCGCTGCCACTGCTCGTGATCTGCGAGCTTCTCGGAGTTCCGTACGCGGACCGGGAGTTCATCCATCGCCATGCCGCCGCGTTCGCCACCGTGACCGACGGTCCCGAGGCGATGCGGGCGGGCTGGGGCGCACTGTTCGGATACCTCATGGAGCTGCTGGCCGCCAAGACCGCCGACCCAGGCGACGACCTGCTCAGCAGGCTCGCGGCCGAACGGGTGGCCACCGGCGAGGCAACCGCCGCCGAGGCGGCCGGACTTGCCGTGATGCTGCTGATCGCGGGCCATGAGACGACGGCGAGCATGCTGTCGCTCGGCGTGGTGACCCTGCTGTCCCACCCGGCCCAACTGGTGGCCCTACAGGCCGATCCGGAGCTGGTGCCGGGAGCCGTCGAGGAACTCCTGCGCTATCTCACGGTCGTTCACGTCGGGATGCGGCGCATCGCCACCCAGGACGTGGAGATCGGCGGCGTCACCGTACGGGCCGGGGAGGGCGTCGTCGTCGCGCTCCAGGCCGCCAACCGGGACCCCGGCGTGTTCCCGGACCCGGACGCCTTCGACATCACCCGGGACACCCAGCACCATCTGACGTTCAGCCACGGCCTGCACAACTGTCTGGGCCAGTCCCTCGCCCGCGCCGAACTCCAGATCGCCCTGCCCACCCTGTTCCGCCGCCTGCCCGGCCTACGGCTGACTGCCCCGGCCGAGGTGTACGCCCACGAGGGCCGCGCCGTCCACGGCGTACGCACCCTCCCCGTCACCTGGTAG
- a CDS encoding SanA/YdcF family protein, whose product MALCVLALLPATWMFVATGDRLRDVADAPRTDVAVVFGAGLWDGEPSPYLAHRLDAAAELYRAGRVRVVLVTGDNSREDYDEPDAMRAYLTRHGVPDGRIVSDYAGFDTWDSCVRAKRIFGVDRAVLISQGFHIRRAVALCEAAGVDSYGVGVEARHDVTWYYGGAREIFAAGKAALDAVFEPDPRFLGPVEVGVQRALRASTG is encoded by the coding sequence ATGGCGCTGTGCGTGCTGGCGTTGCTGCCGGCCACGTGGATGTTCGTCGCCACGGGTGACCGGCTGCGTGATGTCGCGGACGCGCCGCGTACCGATGTCGCCGTCGTCTTCGGTGCCGGGCTGTGGGACGGGGAGCCGTCTCCGTATCTCGCGCACCGGCTGGACGCGGCGGCGGAGCTGTACCGGGCGGGGCGGGTCAGGGTGGTGCTCGTCACCGGGGACAACAGCCGCGAGGACTATGACGAGCCGGACGCGATGCGGGCGTATCTGACCCGGCACGGGGTGCCGGACGGGCGGATCGTGAGCGACTACGCCGGGTTCGACACCTGGGACTCCTGTGTCCGGGCGAAGAGGATATTCGGGGTCGACCGGGCGGTGCTGATCAGTCAGGGGTTCCATATCCGTCGCGCTGTCGCGCTGTGCGAGGCCGCGGGGGTGGATTCGTACGGGGTCGGGGTCGAGGCCAGGCACGACGTGACGTGGTACTACGGCGGGGCGCGGGAGATCTTCGCGGCGGGCAAGGCGGCACTGGACGCGGTGTTCGAGCCCGATCCGCGGTTCCTGGGGCCGGTGGAGGTGGGGGTTCAGCGGGCCTTGCGGGCGAGCACGGGGTGA
- a CDS encoding sirohydrochlorin chelatase codes for MTPSPRSHDESTQIPQSPRPPGGAHLDSTAQIMDRITSQLGSQLSLVSLDGSRRPAPPALVLVGHGSRDPRALSTVGALAERVRELRPDLPVHLGHIELNAPLLPDTLAGLGTAEAVLVPLLLSRGYHVKQDIPEMAAAASARTRVAAPLGPHPLLVETLYARLVEAGWRTRMTDEQRRSSAVVLAAAGSRDPDSDSDTRRTARLLAERLGVPVVPAYATTAAPTVPAAVRALAARGRHRVAVASYFTAPGRFATECAEAAPWIAAAPLGAHPSMAHLILHRYDETVAFPVKSSPRELAPAI; via the coding sequence ATGACGCCGTCGCCCCGTTCGCACGACGAGTCCACGCAGATCCCGCAGAGCCCCCGGCCGCCCGGAGGCGCCCACCTCGACAGTACGGCGCAAATCATGGACCGGATCACCAGCCAGCTCGGCAGCCAGCTCAGCCTCGTCTCGCTCGACGGCAGCCGCCGTCCCGCCCCGCCCGCACTCGTCCTGGTGGGCCACGGCAGCCGCGACCCGCGCGCCCTGAGCACCGTCGGCGCGCTCGCCGAACGGGTCCGCGAACTGCGCCCCGACCTGCCCGTGCACCTGGGGCACATCGAGCTGAACGCGCCCCTGCTCCCGGACACGCTCGCGGGACTCGGCACCGCCGAGGCCGTCCTCGTACCGCTGCTGCTCAGCCGCGGCTACCACGTCAAGCAGGACATCCCGGAGATGGCCGCGGCAGCATCGGCACGCACGCGCGTGGCCGCCCCGCTCGGCCCGCACCCCCTGCTCGTCGAGACCCTGTACGCCCGTCTCGTCGAGGCCGGCTGGCGCACCCGGATGACGGACGAGCAGCGCCGGTCGAGCGCGGTCGTCCTCGCCGCCGCCGGTTCCCGGGACCCCGACTCGGACAGCGACACCCGCCGCACCGCCCGGCTCCTCGCCGAACGCCTGGGCGTGCCCGTCGTACCGGCGTACGCCACCACCGCCGCGCCGACCGTCCCCGCGGCCGTACGCGCCCTGGCCGCCCGTGGCCGTCACCGGGTCGCCGTGGCCTCGTACTTCACCGCCCCGGGCCGCTTCGCCACGGAGTGCGCCGAGGCGGCCCCCTGGATCGCCGCGGCCCCCCTGGGCGCCCACCCGTCCATGGCCCACCTGATCCTCCACCGCTACGACGAGACCGTAGCGTTCCCCGTAAAGTCCTCGCCCCGAGAGCTGGCGCCAGCCATATAG
- the dnaG gene encoding DNA primase, with translation MAGRINEEDVKAVRDAVPIDAVVSEYLQLRNAGGGNLKGLCPFHDEKSPSFQVSPSKGLFHCFGCQEGGDTITFVMKVDHLSFSEVVERLAAQAGITLRYEEGGYNPAGQRGERIRLVEAHKIAAQWYVEQLATSSEADAGRKFLAERGFDQSAAEHFSVGYSPQGWDHLTRYLRGKGFSDKELLLSGLSQEGRRGPIDRFRGRLMWPIRDIGGEVVGFGARKLYEEDNGPKYLNTPDTAIYRKSQVLYGIDLAKKDIAKTSRAVVVEGYTDVMACHLAGVTTAIATCGTAFGTDHIKILRRLLMDNGSARVIFTFDGDAAGQKAALRAFEDDQKFAAETYIAIAPDGMDPCDLRLAKGDQAVAELAEPRTPLFEFALRQIAVRYDLETPAGRAAALDEAAPIVARIKNSGAQHEVAVQLAGMLGILDTQFVVKRVAQLARWARDRGGKGPAPTGRQRQSHPYETASSRPGGPSGPALNLRNPVYATERELLKLALQRPDLVSPAFDAYGIDEFTAAPYAAVRQAIMEVGGVEYGAQDPQEYLVRVREAAPDNTVRSMVTELAVEAIMRKTVDDVYASDQLVMVRRRAVERRIQEVQVTHTRLATHGDPAELAAVQNELWVLQQYDQALRERGAAAL, from the coding sequence GTGGCCGGAAGGATCAACGAAGAGGACGTGAAGGCGGTTCGGGACGCGGTCCCGATCGACGCCGTCGTCTCCGAGTACCTCCAGCTGCGCAACGCGGGCGGCGGCAACCTCAAGGGCCTCTGCCCCTTCCACGACGAGAAGTCACCGTCCTTCCAGGTCAGCCCGAGCAAGGGACTGTTCCACTGCTTCGGCTGCCAGGAAGGCGGCGACACCATCACGTTCGTGATGAAGGTCGACCACCTCTCCTTCTCCGAGGTCGTCGAGCGACTGGCCGCCCAGGCCGGCATCACCCTGCGGTACGAGGAGGGCGGCTACAACCCCGCCGGCCAGCGCGGCGAGCGCATCCGCCTGGTCGAGGCCCACAAGATCGCCGCGCAGTGGTACGTGGAGCAGCTGGCCACCAGCTCCGAGGCCGACGCGGGCCGCAAGTTCCTGGCGGAACGGGGCTTCGACCAGTCGGCCGCCGAACACTTCTCCGTCGGCTACAGCCCCCAGGGCTGGGACCACCTCACCCGTTACCTCCGCGGCAAGGGCTTCTCGGACAAGGAACTCCTGCTGTCCGGCCTCTCCCAGGAAGGCCGCCGCGGCCCCATCGACCGCTTCCGGGGCCGTCTGATGTGGCCGATCCGCGACATCGGCGGCGAGGTCGTCGGCTTCGGCGCCCGCAAGCTGTACGAGGAGGACAACGGCCCCAAGTACCTCAACACCCCCGACACGGCGATCTACCGGAAGTCCCAGGTCCTGTACGGCATCGACCTCGCCAAGAAGGACATCGCGAAGACGAGTCGCGCGGTCGTCGTCGAGGGCTACACGGACGTCATGGCCTGCCACCTGGCCGGTGTGACGACGGCCATCGCGACCTGCGGCACGGCCTTCGGCACCGACCACATCAAGATCCTCCGCCGGCTGCTGATGGACAACGGCTCGGCTCGCGTGATCTTCACCTTCGACGGCGACGCGGCAGGCCAGAAGGCGGCGCTGCGCGCCTTCGAGGACGACCAGAAGTTCGCCGCCGAGACCTACATCGCCATCGCGCCCGACGGCATGGACCCCTGCGACCTGCGCCTCGCGAAGGGCGACCAGGCCGTCGCCGAACTCGCCGAACCCCGCACCCCCCTCTTCGAGTTCGCCCTGCGCCAGATCGCCGTCCGCTACGACCTGGAGACCCCGGCGGGCCGCGCGGCGGCGCTGGACGAGGCGGCCCCGATCGTCGCCCGCATCAAGAACAGCGGCGCACAGCACGAGGTCGCGGTCCAGCTCGCCGGCATGCTCGGCATCCTGGACACCCAGTTCGTCGTCAAGAGGGTGGCCCAGCTGGCCCGTTGGGCCCGCGACCGCGGCGGCAAGGGCCCGGCCCCCACCGGCCGGCAACGCCAGTCCCACCCGTACGAGACGGCCTCGTCCCGTCCCGGCGGCCCCTCCGGCCCCGCCCTGAACCTCCGCAACCCGGTCTACGCCACCGAACGCGAACTCCTCAAACTCGCCCTCCAGCGCCCCGACCTGGTCTCCCCGGCCTTCGACGCCTACGGCATCGACGAGTTCACGGCAGCCCCCTACGCGGCCGTACGCCAGGCGATCATGGAAGTGGGCGGCGTGGAGTACGGCGCCCAGGACCCCCAGGAGTACCTGGTCCGCGTCCGCGAGGCGGCCCCGGACAACACGGTCCGTTCCATGGTCACGGAGCTGGCCGTCGAGGCGATCATGCGCAAGACGGTCGACGACGTGTACGCGAGCGACCAGTTGGTCATGGTCCGCCGCAGAGCGGTCGAACGCCGGATCCAGGAGGTCCAGGTCACCCACACCCGCCTGGCCACCCACGGCGACCCGGCCGAACTGGCCGCCGTACAGAACGAGCTGTGGGTACTCCAGCAGTACGACCAGGCCCTCCGAGAACGAGGCGCGGCAGCCCTCTGA